A window of the Schlesneria paludicola DSM 18645 genome harbors these coding sequences:
- a CDS encoding ABC transporter ATP-binding protein: MNTSTNGSTTRPVIEVDDVVHSFKGRRALDHVSFKVMPQSLHGFVGPNGAGKTTSLKIICTLLRPQFGVVKVFGNDVVDEQKQVRRKIGFMPDHFSTYRQMTVYEYLDFFAAAYGLAFAQRTRVIDEVLALTDMDGRKNDLISGLSRGMQQRTSLARVLVNDPDLLLLDEPASGLDPRARIELMDILKALRSMGKTIFISSHILPELAELCDAVTIIDKGKVMYSGTMSGLQASTNEYPTWRVTLGSEVDGIVDRIKVLHGVVDADQVEGRPDYRVSYDWTQTDINTLLRNLLELNVPIVGFTEDKRHLNDAFMDLTTKGVK; the protein is encoded by the coding sequence ATGAATACCTCGACGAACGGCAGCACCACCCGACCCGTAATTGAAGTGGACGACGTCGTCCATTCGTTTAAAGGGCGTCGGGCACTGGATCACGTCAGCTTTAAGGTCATGCCCCAATCCCTGCACGGATTTGTGGGGCCGAATGGTGCGGGCAAGACGACTTCATTAAAGATCATCTGTACGTTGCTACGACCGCAGTTTGGCGTGGTCAAAGTATTCGGCAACGATGTCGTCGATGAACAAAAGCAGGTGCGTCGCAAGATTGGCTTCATGCCCGATCACTTCAGCACCTATCGCCAGATGACCGTCTACGAGTACCTGGACTTCTTCGCCGCAGCCTACGGATTGGCGTTCGCGCAGCGAACCCGCGTGATCGATGAAGTCCTGGCACTGACCGATATGGACGGCCGGAAAAATGATCTGATCAGTGGACTGTCCCGTGGCATGCAGCAGCGAACGAGTCTGGCGCGGGTTCTCGTCAACGATCCCGATCTACTGCTGCTCGATGAACCCGCATCGGGACTTGATCCCCGGGCACGAATCGAACTTATGGATATCCTGAAAGCGCTTCGCTCGATGGGGAAAACGATCTTCATCAGTTCTCACATCCTGCCGGAACTCGCCGAACTGTGTGACGCCGTCACGATCATCGACAAGGGAAAGGTGATGTACAGCGGGACGATGAGTGGGCTGCAGGCGTCAACGAATGAGTATCCAACGTGGCGTGTGACGCTTGGTTCTGAAGTGGACGGGATTGTCGACCGAATCAAGGTACTGCATGGGGTTGTCGACGCGGATCAGGTCGAGGGTCGTCCAGATTATCGGGTGTCGTATGACTGGACTCAGACTGACATCAATACGTTGCTGCGGAACTTACTGGAACTGAACGTTCCGATTGTCGGTTTCACGGAAGACAAGCGGCATTTGAACGATGCCTTCATGGATTTGACCACCAAAGGCGTGAAGTGA